The following coding sequences are from one Halomonas sp. HAL1 window:
- a CDS encoding PLP-dependent aminotransferase family protein, translating to MPGIPDIAQFPMRKWRQLYASVTVPQNALLLSYSTGGYGPLKRAIRDFLARWRNINCDTEQIIITDGTHNGIELCAVALADVGDTVAMESPCYWGARNVFTAAGLEIQMLAWQPGQGHALPPAPDPVKLAYLTGSHHYPLSVPTRAADKQRLCDTLAPTYIIEDDYEFTRDDHPNLLFDPHSERHLLVGSFSKMMFPGLRLGYLVVPHHLAGPMNRLRSELFREGRMLDQAVLAQFIFDGDLDAWCRRIQRDYLGRQQVLHDQLRSLPQVRSVSPPSSAISLCVEFEPDVNDVGIAQSLLKEHLIVRPLSPVCAPKDPRVGLVMGVGMLSGETLVREAQRLRRSLEALLR from the coding sequence GTGCCTGGTATTCCCGATATCGCCCAGTTTCCAATGCGTAAATGGCGGCAGCTCTACGCCAGCGTAACGGTGCCGCAGAATGCCCTGCTGCTTTCTTACTCCACCGGTGGCTACGGCCCTTTGAAGCGCGCGATACGCGATTTTTTGGCGCGCTGGCGCAATATCAATTGCGACACTGAGCAGATCATCATCACCGACGGCACCCATAACGGCATTGAGCTATGCGCCGTGGCGCTGGCCGATGTGGGTGACACCGTTGCCATGGAGTCGCCCTGCTACTGGGGAGCACGCAATGTGTTTACCGCTGCGGGTTTAGAGATTCAGATGCTGGCGTGGCAGCCAGGCCAAGGGCATGCGCTACCGCCTGCCCCTGACCCAGTAAAGCTGGCCTACCTCACAGGCTCGCACCACTACCCGCTCAGCGTGCCTACCCGTGCTGCCGACAAGCAACGTTTGTGCGATACCTTAGCGCCTACTTATATTATCGAAGATGATTACGAGTTCACTCGCGACGACCACCCCAACTTGCTCTTCGACCCACACTCAGAGCGCCACTTGCTGGTGGGCTCGTTTTCCAAGATGATGTTTCCAGGTTTGCGGTTAGGCTATTTAGTGGTACCGCACCATTTAGCAGGGCCAATGAACCGTCTGCGCAGTGAACTGTTCCGCGAAGGTCGCATGCTGGATCAGGCCGTGCTGGCGCAGTTTATTTTCGATGGCGATTTAGATGCCTGGTGCCGACGCATTCAGCGCGACTATTTAGGACGCCAGCAGGTGCTGCATGATCAACTACGCTCGCTGCCGCAGGTACGCAGCGTTTCGCCACCCAGTAGCGCCATCAGTCTGTGCGTCGAATTTGAACCGGACGTTAACGACGTAGGGATCGCTCAATCACTACTGAAAGAGCATTTGATCGTGCGGCCATTAAGCCCTGTGTGTGCACCAAAAGATCCGCGAGTTGGCTTAGTGATGGGCGTCGGAATGCTGTCAGGGGAAACGCTGGTGCGTGAAGCGCAGCGCCTGCGTCGCAGCCTGGAAGCGCTATTGCGCTAG